Below is a window of Humulus lupulus chromosome 2, drHumLupu1.1, whole genome shotgun sequence DNA.
CTACTGGAACACTATGTTGTCCCTCGGCGACAGTTGTGCTACTTATTTGTTGAACTATTTCTTCTGTCCTTCTACTTTTGTCTGAATCAGACAGTGTTGCAGCTGAACCTTTTACATGAGCTCTGGCTCTAGATCTCTTTCCTTGTATCTTATAAACTTTGGTTATAGGATCAGTTAAAACAGGCATATTAGTAGCAGTTGCTTCTTGTGTATTGGCCTGATTAGTCTTTGTTTTGCTTGCAGCAGCCTTCTCTCTCAATATCTTGGCATTGTTCTCTACACTCTTACTCTGAACTCGTTGCTTAGATGACCCAGTAGCGTGCTTCTGCAACATGATAATTTGAACATGTTAAGCAGTAGAAAGTTTATAGGAGCAGCCATACTACTTGTTCATTTTTACGAGTCTAATAAGTCATTGTTCTAGTAATGTTAGATTAGTAGCTCAAACAATCATACATGTCGTTGAACACCACAAAGGTGCGAGGTTCGAGTCCACCCTTCCAGGATAGCTACATAGCAATTGTTATAGTTTCTTAGTCTGTATGGTTAGCGGGAAggttagttttaaaaatataatagcCGTAGTCTCACCCCCTCTCCCTTCTTTCTATTGACTGGAATTTTAGCTTTGAAATATTCTTCTCTAACAGGAATGGCTGATTCTCTCACGATGAAACTGTTTCTAGGAGGGTTCCTTCTCAATCCAGTAATGGGAGGCTGGACAGCTGATACTCTACACGCAGCATCCGCCAACGATGAAAGAGATTTCCCCTTCTCTTTAGCTGTCACCGGAACTGATGAGTACATAGTATGACTATCATCATGTGCCTCCTTGTTGTTCCCCTTTTTGGTTTTGGAAGGGAAGAGTTTGTCTCTTAGTTCTTTCAAACTGTGATCTGCCCTGTAAACCAAGAATGAAGTTTGGATAAACAGAAAGCAACAATTGAGGAGTTTTCTCTACTCAACTACAAGAATTCAAGCAAATATACAATACATGATATATCAGGAGGGCTAATTGAAACTTCACATTTTATATATAGCTGGTGTATCTGTAAGAAAAACTCTTAAAAGAAACCAAGAAATCTTACTTTTTCATAGAATTGAAGCGGTTAAAATTCAATTCACAACAGTCAGAGAAGATGCACTAGGAATCAAAGTGtcaaaaccaaaacaaaaatcTTCCCTCTGTCCTTAAAGTCATATGATGTGTAAGGACAGAATAAGCCCTTGTGATTTCTAATAGGCATCTCTCTCCcatatttttccttctttttttatgGTTTTGACCCTGGGGCTAATATGGGGTTCTCATGTTTCACACAGCAAAGAAAATATAGCTGTAACATTCATTGATTATAAAGTAATGAAAATCTCTAATAGTAGATAAGATTGATATACCTCAGTTTTTCAAGTGGTGCAGCACCCAATTCGATTTTGCACACTGGACAGGTATTGTACCCTTCCACTCTTATCTTGTTAACTATGCACTTCCGGCAAACTATATATATAAAGCCATAAAACCAAGTTAAAGAAAACGGATAAAACCGAGCACA
It encodes the following:
- the LOC133815271 gene encoding E3 ubiquitin protein ligase DRIP2-like; translation: MMMRDKVVKLRAEKVSQCLTCLLCQKLLDDATTITECLHAFCRKCIVNKIRVEGYNTCPVCKIELGAAPLEKLRADHSLKELRDKLFPSKTKKGNNKEAHDDSHTMYSSVPVTAKEKGKSLSSLADAACRVSAVQPPITGLRRNPPRNSFIVRESAIPVREEYFKAKIPVNRKKGEGKHATGSSKQRVQSKSVENNAKILREKAAASKTKTNQANTQEATATNMPVLTDPITKVYKIQGKRSRARAHVKGSAATLSDSDKSRRTEEIVQQISSTTVAEGQHSVPVESKGSEPATKGQHSVAVESKGSEPAAARCFSPIWFSLIASHDQKGYPPLPQLSSRYLRLKDDTVTVSLVKKYIVKKLNLASESEVEILLKGEPLSSTIQLRCLMEIWSQAMSSEIIETSLGSSGEDVVMDLTYGRKAQS